The Pantoea phytobeneficialis genome has a segment encoding these proteins:
- a CDS encoding YjbF family lipoprotein, which translates to MRRLPLLLLCLLLQACTQTQKGLEQTVMLAINGPDDVTVTNEQVTSLPYASLYARINAGQRIFVVLGYNENGQQKWITQDRAMLVMQHGRLVKTLGLSDNLIDVSNLAQDPLADPLHLQNGASWTRVVQWREKDKQRAATAVSQFQRGDDEVLTIAGEAVPCRVWHETVRIDSMGREWQNTFWLDNRDGTVMQATQMLAAGEFPIETTILKPAKS; encoded by the coding sequence GTGCGCCGACTTCCTTTGCTGCTTCTCTGCCTGTTGTTGCAGGCCTGTACTCAAACACAAAAAGGTCTGGAACAGACCGTAATGCTGGCTATCAATGGGCCGGATGATGTCACGGTAACCAATGAGCAGGTTACCAGCCTGCCTTACGCCAGCCTTTATGCCCGCATCAACGCTGGCCAGCGCATCTTTGTGGTGCTGGGCTACAACGAAAATGGTCAGCAGAAATGGATAACCCAGGACCGGGCGATGCTGGTGATGCAGCACGGCCGTCTGGTGAAAACCCTCGGCCTGTCCGACAACCTGATTGATGTCAGTAATCTGGCGCAGGACCCGCTGGCCGACCCACTACACCTGCAAAACGGCGCCAGCTGGACCCGCGTGGTGCAGTGGCGTGAGAAAGATAAGCAACGCGCCGCTACCGCTGTCTCCCAATTTCAGCGCGGTGATGATGAAGTGCTGACTATTGCCGGTGAGGCCGTGCCCTGCCGGGTATGGCACGAGACGGTGCGTATCGACAGCATGGGTCGTGAGTGGCAGAACACCTTCTGGCTCGATAACCGCGACGGCACCGTGATGCAAGCCACGCAGATGCTGGCAGCAGGCGAATTCCCGATTGAAACCACCATTCTGAAACCGGCGAAATCATGA
- the yjbE gene encoding exopolysaccharide production protein YjbE: MKKLMVAGAALLYVAVSSAAIAAPEEAGAAAGAQAGAMSAGASTAVGIGALGALVGLGIAASGGGDGANTGTTTTTTTGTTR, encoded by the coding sequence ATGAAAAAACTTATGGTTGCCGGTGCAGCCTTACTTTACGTTGCCGTTTCTTCCGCTGCGATTGCCGCACCGGAAGAAGCTGGTGCCGCAGCAGGTGCGCAGGCGGGTGCTATGTCCGCTGGTGCATCAACCGCTGTGGGTATCGGTGCGCTCGGTGCGTTGGTAGGTCTCGGCATTGCCGCTTCCGGCGGTGGTGACGGTGCAAATACCGGTACAACAACCACGACCACAACGGGCACCACTCGTTGA
- the pgi gene encoding glucose-6-phosphate isomerase, whose amino-acid sequence MKNINPTQTAAWKALQQHFDQMKSVQIADLFAQDADRFAKFSATFDDQMLVDFSKNRITQETLDKLQALAKETDLAGAIKSMFSGEKINRTEDRAVLHVALRNRSNTPIVVDGKDVMPEVNAVLAKMKGFSERIISGEWKGYTGKAITDVVNIGIGGSDLGPFMVTEALRPYKNHLNMHFVSNVDGTHIAETLKDLSPETTLFLVASKTFTTQETMTNAHSARDWFLKAAGDQQHVAKHFAALSTNGKAVGEFGIDTANMFEFWDWVGGRYSLWSAIGLSIILSIGFDNFEQLLSGAHAMDKHFSTTPAEQNLPVLLALIGIWYNNFFGAETEAILPYDQYMHRFAAYFQQGNMESNGKYVDRDGNAVDYQTGPIIWGEPGTNGQHAFYQLIHQGTKLIPCDFIAPAQTHNALADHHQKLLSNFFAQTEALAFGKSRNVVEKEFTDAGKSAESVAHIVPFKVFEGNRPTNSILLREITPFSLGALIALYEHKIFTQGAILNIFTFDQWGVELGKQLANRILPELENDAKIASHDSSTNGLINRYKSWR is encoded by the coding sequence ATGAAAAATATCAATCCGACACAAACCGCAGCCTGGAAAGCGCTGCAGCAGCATTTTGACCAGATGAAATCGGTGCAGATCGCCGACCTGTTCGCTCAGGATGCCGATCGTTTTGCGAAATTCTCTGCCACCTTTGATGATCAGATGCTGGTGGATTTCTCAAAAAACCGCATTACCCAGGAAACCCTCGACAAACTTCAGGCGCTGGCAAAAGAAACCGATCTGGCGGGCGCCATTAAGTCCATGTTTTCTGGTGAGAAGATCAACCGCACCGAAGACCGCGCCGTGCTGCATGTCGCCCTGCGTAACCGCAGCAACACGCCGATCGTGGTCGATGGCAAAGATGTAATGCCGGAAGTAAATGCGGTGCTGGCGAAGATGAAAGGCTTCTCTGAGCGCATCATCAGCGGCGAGTGGAAGGGTTATACCGGCAAAGCCATCACCGACGTGGTCAACATCGGTATCGGCGGCTCTGACCTGGGTCCGTTCATGGTGACCGAAGCGCTGCGTCCGTACAAAAACCACCTGAACATGCACTTTGTTTCCAACGTCGATGGCACCCATATCGCTGAAACGCTGAAAGATCTCAGCCCGGAAACCACGCTGTTCCTCGTCGCCTCCAAAACCTTCACCACCCAGGAAACCATGACTAACGCCCACAGCGCGCGTGACTGGTTCCTGAAAGCCGCTGGCGATCAGCAGCATGTGGCGAAACACTTTGCGGCGCTCTCCACCAACGGCAAAGCGGTCGGTGAGTTCGGCATTGATACCGCCAATATGTTCGAGTTCTGGGACTGGGTCGGCGGTCGTTATTCCCTGTGGTCAGCGATTGGCCTGTCGATCATTCTGTCCATCGGCTTCGACAATTTCGAGCAGCTGCTGAGCGGCGCGCACGCGATGGACAAACACTTCTCCACCACGCCTGCCGAGCAGAACCTGCCGGTACTGCTGGCGTTGATCGGGATCTGGTACAACAACTTCTTTGGTGCCGAAACCGAAGCCATTCTGCCGTACGACCAGTATATGCATCGCTTCGCTGCCTACTTCCAGCAGGGCAACATGGAATCCAACGGTAAATACGTCGATCGTGACGGCAACGCCGTGGATTACCAGACCGGCCCCATCATCTGGGGTGAACCCGGCACCAATGGTCAGCACGCGTTCTATCAGCTGATTCATCAGGGCACCAAACTGATTCCGTGTGACTTTATCGCTCCGGCGCAGACCCATAACGCTCTGGCGGATCATCATCAGAAACTGCTGTCGAACTTCTTCGCCCAGACCGAAGCACTGGCGTTTGGTAAGTCTCGCAATGTGGTTGAGAAAGAGTTTACCGATGCCGGTAAATCCGCTGAGTCAGTGGCGCATATCGTGCCGTTCAAGGTGTTCGAAGGTAACCGCCCGACTAACTCCATCCTGCTGCGCGAAATCACGCCGTTCAGCCTCGGTGCGTTGATTGCGCTGTACGAACACAAAATCTTCACCCAGGGCGCAATCCTGAATATCTTCACCTTTGACCAGTGGGGCGTTGAGCTGGGTAAACAGCTGGCAAACCGTATTCTGCCAGAGCTGGAGAACGACGCGAAAATTGCCAGCCACGACAGTTCCACCAATGGCTTAATTAATCGCTATAAGTCCTGGCGTTAA
- the lysC gene encoding lysine-sensitive aspartokinase 3, which translates to MSQTLIVAKFGGTSVADFDAMNRSANVVLSDANTRLVVLSASAGVTNLLVSLSEGKEQAQRATLLDEIRRIQYAIIDRLQSPEVIREEIDRMLENIGMLSEAAALATSNALTDELVSHGELMSTLLFVEILRERQINAEWFDVRKVMRTSDRFGRAEPDVAALKEQSAVLLAPRTAQALVVTQGFIGSESKGRTTTLGRGGSDYTAALLGEALQAVRVDIWTDVPGIYTTDPRVVPAAKRIDEITFEEAAEMATFGAKVLHPATLLPAVRSDIPVFVGSSKDPAAGGTRVCNETQNPPLFRALALRRKQTLLTLHSLNMLHARGFLAEVFAILARHSISVDLITTSEVSVALTLDTTGSTSTGDSLLTQALLTELSSLCRVEVEENLALVAIIGNNLSKACGVGKEVFGALEPFNLRMICYGASSYNLCFLVPGGDAEEVVRALHKNLFGC; encoded by the coding sequence ATGTCTCAAACTCTGATCGTGGCGAAATTTGGTGGCACCAGCGTTGCCGATTTTGATGCCATGAACCGCAGCGCCAACGTGGTGCTGTCCGATGCCAATACCCGTCTGGTGGTGTTATCCGCCTCGGCTGGCGTCACCAACCTGCTGGTATCCCTCTCTGAAGGCAAAGAACAAGCGCAGCGCGCGACTCTGCTGGATGAAATCCGCCGTATTCAATACGCCATCATCGATCGTCTGCAATCACCGGAAGTGATCCGTGAAGAGATTGATCGCATGCTGGAAAACATCGGCATGCTGTCGGAAGCGGCGGCACTGGCGACGTCCAATGCACTGACCGATGAACTGGTCAGCCACGGCGAACTGATGTCGACGCTGCTGTTCGTGGAAATTCTGCGTGAGCGCCAAATCAACGCCGAGTGGTTTGATGTGCGCAAAGTGATGCGCACCAGCGACCGCTTTGGTCGTGCGGAACCGGATGTGGCGGCATTGAAAGAACAATCCGCTGTGTTGCTGGCCCCGCGCACCGCCCAGGCGCTGGTAGTGACCCAGGGCTTTATCGGTAGTGAAAGCAAAGGCCGCACCACCACGCTGGGCCGTGGCGGTAGCGACTATACTGCTGCACTGTTGGGTGAAGCGTTGCAGGCAGTACGCGTCGATATCTGGACCGATGTCCCGGGTATCTACACCACCGATCCGCGCGTGGTGCCTGCCGCCAAGCGTATCGATGAAATCACCTTCGAAGAAGCCGCTGAAATGGCGACCTTTGGTGCCAAAGTGCTGCATCCGGCGACGTTGCTGCCCGCAGTGCGCAGCGATATCCCGGTGTTCGTCGGTTCCAGTAAAGACCCGGCCGCTGGTGGTACACGCGTGTGCAACGAGACGCAAAACCCGCCGTTGTTCCGCGCACTGGCGCTGCGTCGTAAGCAAACTCTGCTGACGCTGCACAGCCTGAACATGTTGCATGCACGCGGCTTCCTGGCCGAAGTGTTCGCGATTCTGGCGCGCCACAGTATCTCGGTCGATCTGATCACCACCTCCGAAGTGAGCGTGGCGCTGACGCTGGATACCACCGGTTCCACCTCCACCGGCGACAGCCTGCTGACTCAGGCGTTGCTGACCGAACTCTCTTCTCTGTGTCGCGTCGAAGTGGAAGAGAACCTCGCGCTGGTGGCGATTATCGGTAACAACCTGTCGAAAGCCTGCGGTGTGGGCAAAGAAGTGTTTGGTGCCCTGGAACCGTTTAATCTGCGAATGATCTGTTACGGAGCCAGCAGCTACAACCTGTGCTTCCTGGTGCCGGGTGGTGACGCAGAAGAAGTGGTGCGCGCGCTGCATAAAAATCTTTTTGGCTGTTAA
- the aqpZ gene encoding aquaporin Z, with the protein MQKFVAEFFGTFVLVLGGCGSAVLAAAFPQLGIGFAGVALAFGLTVLVMAFAVGHISGGHFNPAVTVGVMIGGRFPASLVVPYIVSQLLGAVAAAAVLYLIASGKADFDVAASGFAANGYGEHSPGGFNLLSGMISETVLSAVFLIVIMGATDKRAPAGFAPIAIGLALTLIHLVSIPVTNTSVNPARSTGVALFQGGWALSQLWMFWLMPIIGGAIGGAIYRFLLEKAE; encoded by the coding sequence ATGCAAAAGTTCGTTGCAGAGTTCTTCGGTACTTTTGTTCTGGTGTTAGGGGGCTGTGGCAGTGCGGTGTTGGCCGCTGCGTTTCCACAACTGGGTATTGGCTTTGCAGGCGTGGCGCTGGCATTTGGTTTGACGGTGCTGGTAATGGCGTTCGCTGTCGGGCACATCTCGGGCGGGCATTTTAATCCGGCGGTGACCGTTGGGGTGATGATTGGCGGGCGTTTTCCGGCCAGCCTGGTGGTGCCCTATATCGTCTCGCAACTGCTGGGGGCCGTTGCAGCGGCGGCGGTGTTGTATCTGATCGCCAGCGGCAAGGCCGATTTTGATGTCGCCGCCAGTGGCTTTGCCGCTAACGGCTATGGTGAGCACTCACCCGGTGGTTTTAACTTGCTGTCGGGGATGATTAGCGAAACGGTCCTCAGCGCGGTGTTTCTGATAGTGATTATGGGGGCCACTGATAAACGCGCCCCGGCGGGGTTCGCGCCGATTGCCATCGGTCTGGCATTGACGCTGATCCATCTGGTGAGTATTCCGGTGACCAATACTTCGGTGAATCCGGCGCGCAGCACCGGCGTGGCGTTGTTCCAGGGCGGTTGGGCGTTGTCTCAGTTGTGGATGTTCTGGCTAATGCCCATCATCGGCGGTGCAATTGGTGGTGCGATCTACCGCTTTTTACTGGAAAAAGCAGAGTAA
- the panS gene encoding ketopantoate/pantoate/pantothenate transporter PanS, producing MLGKITRLFPLWAVLLSVAAYYSPSTFLGIGPWVTYLLMLIMFGMGVTLNIDDFKRVLVRPAPVIAGTFLHYLVMPLAAWGLAKLFQMPPDLAAGMILVGSVASGTASNVMIYLAKGDVALSVTISSVSALVGVFATPLLTRFYVDTHIQVDVVGMLLSIVKIVVIPIGLGLIIHHSMNSVVRRVEPYLPAFSMVCILLIISAVVAGSQGFIGSVGLVVIVAVILHNAIGLLGGYWGGKLFGFDESTCRTLALEVGMQNSGLAATLGKLYFSPLAALPGALFSVWHNLSGSLLAGYWSGKPIKKK from the coding sequence ATGCTCGGCAAAATTACCCGCCTGTTCCCACTGTGGGCTGTACTGCTCTCGGTCGCTGCCTATTATTCTCCATCCACGTTCCTTGGCATTGGTCCGTGGGTGACGTATCTGCTGATGCTGATTATGTTTGGCATGGGCGTAACGCTAAATATTGATGATTTCAAACGCGTGCTGGTGCGCCCGGCTCCGGTTATCGCCGGTACGTTTCTGCACTATCTGGTGATGCCGCTGGCGGCATGGGGTCTGGCAAAACTGTTCCAGATGCCGCCGGACCTGGCCGCGGGCATGATTCTGGTGGGCAGCGTTGCCAGTGGCACCGCGTCGAACGTGATGATCTATCTGGCGAAGGGGGATGTGGCCTTGTCGGTGACCATCTCCTCCGTTTCGGCGCTGGTGGGGGTGTTTGCCACCCCGCTGCTGACGCGTTTCTATGTCGACACGCATATCCAGGTGGATGTGGTGGGGATGCTGCTCAGCATCGTAAAAATCGTGGTGATCCCGATTGGTCTGGGCCTGATTATCCACCACTCAATGAATAGCGTGGTGCGTCGCGTAGAACCTTATCTGCCGGCGTTTTCTATGGTGTGTATTCTGTTGATCATCAGCGCGGTGGTGGCGGGTAGCCAGGGCTTTATCGGTTCGGTAGGGCTGGTGGTGATTGTGGCGGTGATTCTGCACAACGCCATTGGTCTGCTCGGCGGGTACTGGGGCGGTAAGCTGTTCGGCTTTGACGAATCCACCTGTCGCACCCTGGCGCTGGAAGTGGGGATGCAAAACTCCGGTCTGGCGGCAACACTGGGCAAACTCTACTTCTCGCCGCTGGCTGCGCTGCCAGGCGCGTTGTTCTCGGTATGGCACAACCTGTCAGGTTCCCTGCTGGCGGGTTACTGGTCAGGCAAACCCATAAAGAAAAAGTAA
- a CDS encoding YhgN family NAAT transporter → MTEMISATILLLLIMDPLGNLPIFMSVLKHLEPKRRRVVLIREMLIALVLMLLFLFAGERILAFLNLRTETVSISGGIILFLIAIRMIFPSTESSSTGLPAGEEPFLVPLAIPLVAGPSLLATLMLLSHQYPNQMTYLVGALLIAWGVTVVILLLSGLFLRLLGDKGVNALERLMGLILIMLATQMFLDGIRAYLKI, encoded by the coding sequence ATGACTGAAATGATTTCCGCCACCATATTATTGCTGCTGATTATGGACCCGTTGGGTAACCTACCGATATTTATGTCGGTTTTGAAGCATCTGGAACCTAAACGCCGTCGCGTGGTGCTCATACGGGAAATGTTGATTGCGCTGGTGTTAATGCTGCTTTTTTTATTCGCTGGTGAACGCATTCTGGCGTTTCTCAATCTGCGCACCGAGACGGTGTCGATTTCCGGCGGCATCATTTTGTTCCTGATCGCGATCCGCATGATTTTCCCGTCGACTGAGAGCAGCAGCACCGGTTTACCCGCCGGAGAAGAACCCTTCCTGGTGCCGCTGGCGATCCCGCTGGTGGCCGGACCGTCGCTGTTGGCAACCCTGATGCTGCTGTCGCATCAGTACCCAAATCAAATGACATATCTGGTCGGCGCGCTGTTGATCGCCTGGGGCGTGACAGTGGTGATTTTGTTGTTGTCCGGCTTGTTCTTGCGCCTGTTGGGCGATAAAGGTGTCAACGCGCTGGAACGTCTGATGGGATTGATTTTGATTATGCTGGCTACGCAGATGTTTCTGGATGGGATTCGCGCTTACCTGAAGATTTAA
- the asd gene encoding aspartate-semialdehyde dehydrogenase, which translates to MKNVGFIGWRGMVGSVLMSRMSEERDFDVINPVFFSTSQLGQAAPTFGSKSTGALQDAFDIDALKALDIIITCQGGDYTSEVYPKLRASGWQGYWIDAASTLRMKDDAIIILDPVNHQVIRQGLDSGIKTFVGGNCTVSLMLMSLGGLFANDLVEWTSVATYQAASGGGARHMRELLTQMGMLHDHVAKSLQDPASAILDIERSVTDFTRSGTLPTDNFGVPLAGSLIPWIDKQLENGQSREEWKGQAETNKILGTQKVIPVDGLCVRVGALRCHSQAFTLKLKKDVPLAEIEQLLAAHNEWVKVVPNDREITMRELTPAAVTGTLTTPVGRLRKLNMGPEYLSAFTVGDQLLWGAAEPLRRMLRLLVD; encoded by the coding sequence ATGAAGAATGTAGGTTTTATTGGTTGGCGTGGTATGGTCGGCTCCGTGCTGATGTCCCGCATGAGCGAAGAACGTGATTTTGATGTGATCAATCCGGTCTTCTTCTCCACTTCGCAACTTGGCCAGGCTGCACCGACCTTCGGTAGTAAGTCGACCGGTGCGCTTCAGGATGCTTTTGATATTGATGCGCTGAAGGCGCTCGACATCATTATCACCTGCCAGGGCGGGGATTACACCAGTGAAGTCTATCCGAAGCTGCGCGCCAGCGGCTGGCAGGGTTACTGGATTGACGCCGCTTCCACGCTGCGCATGAAAGATGACGCCATCATTATTCTTGATCCGGTCAACCATCAGGTGATTCGTCAGGGCCTCGACAGCGGCATCAAAACCTTTGTCGGCGGTAACTGCACCGTCAGCCTGATGCTGATGTCACTCGGTGGCCTGTTTGCTAACGATCTGGTGGAGTGGACCTCCGTGGCCACTTATCAGGCGGCGTCCGGAGGCGGTGCGCGTCATATGCGCGAGCTGCTGACGCAGATGGGTATGCTGCATGATCATGTGGCGAAATCGTTGCAGGATCCGGCTTCTGCCATCCTCGACATCGAACGTAGCGTGACCGACTTCACCCGTTCAGGCACGTTGCCAACCGATAACTTCGGTGTGCCACTGGCGGGCAGCCTGATTCCGTGGATCGACAAACAACTGGAAAACGGCCAGAGCCGCGAAGAGTGGAAAGGCCAGGCAGAAACCAACAAAATCCTCGGCACGCAGAAAGTCATCCCGGTTGATGGCCTGTGCGTACGCGTCGGTGCGCTGCGCTGCCACAGCCAGGCATTTACGCTGAAACTGAAAAAAGATGTGCCGCTGGCGGAGATTGAGCAGCTGCTGGCCGCCCACAACGAGTGGGTCAAAGTGGTGCCGAACGACCGTGAAATCACCATGCGTGAACTGACACCGGCGGCGGTAACCGGCACGCTCACGACGCCGGTAGGGCGTCTGCGCAAACTGAATATGGGGCCGGAGTACCTGTCGGCCTTCACCGTCGGCGACCAGTTATTGTGGGGCGCGGCAGAACCGCTGCGTCGTATGTTGCGTCTGCTGGTGGATTAA